Proteins from a genomic interval of Hemicordylus capensis ecotype Gifberg chromosome 14, rHemCap1.1.pri, whole genome shotgun sequence:
- the LOC128337091 gene encoding proton-coupled zinc antiporter SLC30A1-like — MAAPWEKPARVGMGSPSPRWAIGSPGWLASQFCLSAALFLVEVAASRTTGSLLLLTCSFHTLGGTLALAVALAEVWLDAGGCPTGRRNTFGWARARVAGTLASAVLLSALCLALIPEALRRVAAPQVTEHALALMGIGAVGIPVHLAGAGLPERHRQDPGRQPCCCCCRKRRRATQAGGSSSHEMEDLLGDGSSANEQAWTDGDREVGPTLSVEKPGRQQALCPGWVVACLGPMAVLLHSAAFHLLWTPCLGHVACLGPCLRPPCWAGDASAPPWHEPAPCWLLYLDPGLALVVAMALLALALPALHRSALVLLQAVPEALDLQLLAWRLQATEGVAALQELHVWQLDGPRSLVATAHVHCLNVGSCEAVLERVRLVFCQHGIHRTTVQPELSAGRARERRGPKGGPVAPWKGDAAPSLAVVMEYETTV; from the exons ATGGCAGCCCCCTGGGAAAAGCCAGCCAGGGTGGGCATGGGGTCCCCCTCACCTCGCTGGGCCATCGGCTCCCCAGGCTGGCTGGCTAGCCAGTTCTGCCTCTCTGCGGCCCTCTTCTTGGTCGAGGTGGCTGCCAGCCGGACCACGGGGTCCTTGCTCCTGCTGACTTGCTCCTTCCACACCCTGGGAGGCACGCTGGCCCTGGCCGTGGCCCTGGCCGAGGTCTGGCTGGACGCTGGGGGCTGCCCCACTGGGAGGAGGAACACCTTTGGGTGGGCCAGAGCCCGCGTGGCTGGTACCTTGGCCAGTGCTGTGCTGCTGAGCGCCTTGTGCCTGGCCCTCATCCCTGAGGCACTGCGCAGAGTAGCAGCTCCGCAAGTCACAGAGCATGCGCTGGCGTTGATGGGGATTGGAGCCGTGGGCATCCCTGTTCACCTGGCCGGAGCAGGCCTGCCCGAGAGGCACCGCCAAGACCCAGGGaggcagccctgctgctgctgctgcaggaagaggaggagggctaCGCAAGCAGGCGGCAGCTCTTCCCATGAGATGGAAG ATCTGCTGGGAGACGGATCCTCAGCAAACGAGCAGGCCTGGACAGACGGCGACAGAGAGGTCGGCCCCACGCTGTCTGTGGAGAAACCTGGTCGGCAGCAGGCACTCTGCCCGGGCTGGGTGGTGGCCTGCCTGGGTCCCATGGCCGTCCTCCTGCACTCAGCGGCTTTCCATCTGCTCTGGACGCCATGTCTGGGCCACGTGGCCTGCCTCGGCCCCTGCCTCCGGCCCCCCTGCTGGGCTGGGGATGCTTCTGCGCCTCCCTGGCATGAACCAGCCCCTTGCTGGCTCCTCTACCTGGACCCCGGGCTCGCCCTGGTGGTAGCCATGGCCCTCCTGGCGTTGGCCCTGCCCGCCTTACACCGCTCTGCCCTGGTGCTCCTGCAGGCTGTCCCGGAGGCCTTGGACCTGCAGCTGCTGGCGTGGCGCCTGCAGGCCACGGAAGGGGTGGCCGCCCTGCAGGAGCTCCACGTGTGGCAGCTGGACGGCCCCAGGAGCTTGGTGGCCACGGCCCACGTCCACTGCCTCAACGTCGGCTCCTGCGAGGCCGTCCTGGAGCGGGTCCGGCTAGTGTTCTGCCAGCATGGGATCCACCGCACCACCGTCCAGCCGGAGCTCAGCGCTGGCCGGGCCAGGGAGCGCCGCGGTCCCAAAGGGGGTCCCGTGGCTCCGTGGAAGGGGGACGCAGCCCCCAGCCTGGCCGTGGTCATGGAGTACGAGACCACTGTGTGA
- the LOC128337269 gene encoding uncharacterized protein LOC128337269, which yields MQFLSRLQWYTRLSPVCSQLPSEEAKLNGTEEEGMVCWAALKFEQLKRFLERTFPKSLEITGDIGNLPGAFEVTLPESHQVLHSKLNGDGYVDTNEKVKKICDGIWKILRPYSKLEFIMPEPSAKVAEKPAPEPPTQILVREVATIQASEAGTIKLPSAIKVSNAGPIRASNAGPIKVPDAGTRPLKKTGREVDAGAPSAVKSPAERELERKASAKVAKKASVGKATVEQELEGKPSAKVVRKPSGGKSMAEREPQRKASAKVARKRSIGKSKVEPEGEPKLEVEGRAAPKGPPEDKPPGKP from the exons ATGCAGTTCCTGTCCCGGCTGCAGTGGTACACCCGCCTGTCGCCAG TATGCAGCCAGCTGCCCAGCGAGGAAGCCAAGCTGAATGGGACGGAGGAGGAGGGAATGGTTTGCTGGGCTGCGCTCAAG TTTGAACAGCTGAAGAGATTCCTGGAAAGAACCTTCCCAAAGAGCCTGGAGATC ACTGGGGACATTGGCAACCTCCCTGGTGCCTTTGAGGTGACGCTCCCAGAATCGCACCAAGTTTTGCATTCCAAGCTT aacGGTGATGGGTACGTGGACACCAACGAGAAAGTCAAGAAGATTTGCGATGGCATCTGGAAGATCCTGAGGCCCTATTCCAAGCTGGAGTTCATCATGCCAGAACCATCGGCAAAAGTGGCAGAGAAGCCAGCGCCCGAGCCCCCAACCCAAATCCTGGTCCGAGAGGTCGCCACCATCCAAGCCTCAGAAGCCGGCACCATCAAGCTCCCCAGCGCCATCAAAGTCTCCAACGCCGGCCCCATCAGAGCCTCCAACGCCGGCCCCATCAAGGTCCCAGATGCCGGCACCCGGCCCCTCAAGAAAACAGGCAGAGAGGTGGATGCCGGCGCACCCAGTGCCGTAAAATCCCCGGCAGAGCGGGAGCTGGAGCGGAAGGCGTCGGCCAAGGTGGCCAAGAAGGCCAGCGTGGGCAAAGCAACGGTGGAGCAGGAGCTGGAAGGGAAGCCATCGGCAAAGGTGGTGAGGAAACCAAGCGGGGGGAAGTCCATGGCGGAGCGGGAGCCGCAGCGGAAGGCGTCGGCCAAGGTGGCGAGGAAGCGGAGCATCGGGAAGTCCAAGGTGGAGCCGGAAGGGGAACCCAAGCTGGAGGTGGAAGGAAGAGCGGCCcccaagggccccccagaggacAAGCCGCCGGGCAAACCCTGA